One window from the genome of Vespula pensylvanica isolate Volc-1 chromosome 11, ASM1446617v1, whole genome shotgun sequence encodes:
- the LOC122633160 gene encoding chondroitin sulfate proteoglycan 4 isoform X2, whose product MFLNDMGLLMFLAVTASILGHCQTDEKVSFYGASYIHLPVQEAKGATDISFRFRTHLSDAMLLLAAGKTDYCLIKLEAGRLKVHINLGAGESEMASARGLTLNDLSWHEVNLTRREANITLQIDVIHTTRSLLPGRFFELNIHYGVFIGGRGDFNELFLGHTDYLRGCMADIIYNGARVIEYARSRRGQSDATAVTWGCSPEFDATWNTEVSFVEDGAFTAIPRAIPRSGSRWEFDMKTGTESGLLLYNTGQSSYADYLGIELFEGKIRLLMNKGNGPTELIHGNVVSDGKWHQIVVDFSPSGIGITVDRQEKTMALPSGGNRYLDLADTLYIGGTELNKRARALGKGLRSGDVSYKGCLRNMMLDNKELGLPDVKVSQGIVVGCVWGFPCVEADPCVNDALCEQLGVDSFKCICDQPLCIKPNFAEDYKVYSNANLPVNLEILSLSPLSVSEGEHVLVTSDNIGMVLDIAKYGVEEDGVVFSLVTPPTYGTLALDLLTSRTDRSFTLQDINRDKIQYMHDGSETTEDSMILELTLVAGRGYTLPGYLRGRLRFPLHVNVTPVNDPPLLEIPTAKVLRLAQGTRKTLTKELIWAIDADTPSETLVYTVLRTDTDAGHIERVTYPSKPIDTFTQAELMQGLIAYVHRGNAKPNAMLGLQVSDGIESSQPAYLRVSAYPLQIKLLHNTGLVVVHRSFSYLTPANLSFITNSDDSTIDIRYDISTSPQYGTLQKLKDVSSSWQNADHFTSRDVDLHTIRYLHNIGSPTQDEFKFQASVREVKTQQTFDFRITFIDLELKEIKRIPVNFTNTAEAIVTGQNLKYQTNPLITSPNKILFTLNGGPRYGELLVTRRKINAGDSFTQEDVDTGKVRYRLYRRAYSIIHDELAFRVSAPQCIDILSTLSLKHHLAKNNKPVEGTETLKIEEGSKVALKMIRTNTMDYGVSALIYNLTINPRHGWLVVLNRTKSQIRSNATYFTSEELLSQTVYYIHDDSETKEDSFEFIGVALDSIDFMYVGRFRIEVIMKNDNPPERIVNKIFHVVSKGEKLITNKDLAYIDKDINTKPSDIKYTRKDNGKSGIYKITDPSVQIREFTQKNIDDERILFRHYGDDCEKLEYTVSDGHFHTDGILEIEASPPYIRLKESNGSIVQFNRSVVFRSKELEIETNVYMLEKEVKYTILEKPKYGILLKHTKETTTFTGEDLIHSSISYRHMGSSLNKDDFKFKISAKGAETEGIFTIKVYPASYWEAMTVLNNKTIFVEESTSLLINRKSLEIMHPKISPSEIIYFLRDWPQNGYLEVQSHDEHAEESKEEYVGNWVKQFDQALINDGRLFYVQSVTNQTNDKFVVDVTNGIMWMYALSVNIIIVPDKLYVEAKNLNVVEGKSVILDETDFIVITSYYAGKVTDYRIVEKPKHGVVIDSTKNSQIKKFPQKHLNSGVILYKHNGDEFSKDSFKMVVIAGDKISEPFDVWIVVQPINDEVPVLVNKTKLNVWQGGSVILMSSYLAATDNDTVPSEITFNVTSMKNGYISMLGSDIEIYTFTQQQIDDSKIVFTHTNGSEAEFSFVLNDGVHTTEAYGISIVAKPVRLTVEQNVALNVFPLTRKVISNKLLLIRCSDEAREIRYNVRNGPHLGKIIMESGEGVWLEVDRFTQKDINDSKVFYEHRIRFMDLAANDSFTFDVEAHYTGSITNQVFHIDISVSSGGLDRYVSAKTVRVEEGGSAQVIMNISGIISFLQTNAGINKPAVLSRLVNQPSHGHVMLLPDLNVTTFTQPQIEGGKIAYYHDHSDTLEDRIFFSLYLTPGHVLLCNTSIPVIIEPINDEPFKLITNAPYLTVVQNQNQTITRDNLLTIDPDTPAEEIIYDVISGPTFGRLLLLPFDQNSSEVQQVNKFSQLDVDSNRLVYEHNGPLQAASFYFRVWDGRFNPTYTVFNVHVLAIRLNVTVPSPVKLQQGSNVASISEDNVKLDTNARQDLVIYEVTTNPKHGVLYVRDAAATNFKQTDLLSESVMFLQTDMTVSNDSLELSARLSGFEQQHIRVKIRVVPLMIINPMIALMGEKNQITLQHMDATPLAKLTSSNPVYTIIRKPKYGKIKRIIRSSSTSGEKRGTREREIGRFSHQEIVSGVIYLVCKKVPSMEYEGVSDSFAFILAASIFQPAAGEFEIRVKFDMDDYNSTLAGPMDPIGHEGEMAIAPNMSNDYLLILGMLLGAFLLSIIVIITIRCRHNRYKRTEEDKPETTPSVGVMPLPRPPDHLMPTTPHLKRFANEHGTITSSTPLPVLPSMTSTLPQCKVIPLNPLESITGSEVDVSARYPYGVADGDEWSSFDTSDLPCQSATTQRTNNPLLRRNQYWV is encoded by the exons ATGGGAATTTGATATGAAGACCGGTACAGAAAGTGGTTTGCTTCTCTACAACACTGGCCAATCTTCCTACGCTGATTACTTAGGAATCGAATTGTTCGAAGGCAAGATACGACTATTAATGAACAAAGGAAATGGTCCAACGGAGTTAATACATGGTAACGTGGTGTCCGATGGTAAATGGCATCAAATTGTCGTCGACTTTAGCCCAAGTGGTATCGGTATAACCGTCGATCGTCAAGAAAAGACGATGGCTTTGCCCTCCGGTGGTAATCGTTACCTGGACTTGGCCGACACGCTCTATATCGGTGGTACGGAACTCAATAAACGTGCCAGAGCACTGGGTAAAGGGCTTAGGTCAGGTGACGTGAGTTATAAGGGTTGTCTCCGTAACATGATGCTGGACAACAAGGAGCTTGGTTTACCCGATGTCAAGGTCAGTCAAGGTATAGTCGTAGGATGCGTTTGGGGATTTCCATGCGTTGAAGCTGATCCATGCGTCAATGATGCTTTATGCGAACAACTGGGCGTCGATTCGTTCAAATGTATTTGCGATCAGCCTCTCTGTATCAAACCAAATTTCGCCGAAGACTATAAG gTTTACTCGAACGCTAATCTTCCGGTAAATTTGgagattctctctctgtcaccaCTTTCAGTATCGGAAGGAGAACACGTACTCGTTACGAGCGACAACATCGGTATGGTTCTAGACATTGCCAAATATGGCGTCGAAGAGGATGGCGTTGTTTTCAGCTTGGTAACACCACCTACTTATGGAACATTGGCTTTGGATCTCTTAACTTCGAGAACTGATCGTTCCTTCACTTTGCAAGACATCAATCGCGATAAG ATACAGTACATGCACGATGGAAGCGAAACCACAGAAGATAGCATGATACTGGAACTGACGTTAGTGGCAGGAAGGGGATACACGCTTCCAGGATATCTCCGAGGAAGACTTAGGTTTCCTCTTCATGTCAACGTCACCCCTGTCAATGACCCACCACTTTTGGAAATACCAACGGCAAAAGTGCTACGATTGGCTCAA GGCACCAGAAAAACTCtaacaaaagaattaatttggGCCATTGACGCGGATACTCCGTCGGAAACGCTGGTCTACACGGTCTTGCGCACTGACACTGATGCTGGACATATCGAAAGAGTTACTTATCCCTCTAAGCCGATCGACACCTTCACGCAAGCCGAACTGATGCAAGGGCTGATCGCTTATGTACACCGTGGCAACG CGAAACCGAATGCTATGCTGGGTTTGCAAGTAAGCGATGGAATTGAAAGCAGTCAGCCAGCATACCTACGAGTCTCGGCTTACCCGCTACAGATTAAACTTCTGCATAACACCGGATTGGTCGTGGTGCATCGATCCTTCTCTTATTTAACGCCAGCGAATTTGTCATTTATAACGAATTCCGACGACAGTACGATCGACATACGTTATGATATCAGTACGTCACCTCAATACGGTACGTTGCAAAAGCTGAAAGACGTTTCAAGCAGCTGGCAAAACGCTGATCATTTCACTAGTCGTGACGTGGATCTACATACGATCCGTTACCTTCACAATATCGGTAGTCCAACGCAAGACGAATTCAAATTTCAAGCTAGCGTTCGCGAGGTTAAAACTCAACAGACCTTTGATTTTCGTATTACCTTCATCGATCTCGAATTAAAAGAGATCAAGAGAATTCCcgttaattttacaaatacagCAGAGGCAATCGTAACCGGGCAAAATCTCAAGTACCAAACCAATCCATTGATCACATCAccgaacaaaatattatttacattaaacGGTGGACCGAGATATGGCGAGCTCTTGGTAACGAGACGAAAGATAAATGCTGGCGATAGTTTCACGCAAGAGGATGTAGATACGGGTAAAGTACGATATCGTTTGTACAGAAGAGCCTACTCGATTATTCACGACGAATTAGCGTTTAGGGTAAGTGCACCACAATGCATCGATATACTATCGACGTTATCCCTGAAACATCATTTGGCGAAAAACAACAAGCCCGTTGAAGGAACGGAAACCTTGAAGATCGAGGAAGGTTCGAAAGTAGCTTTAAAAATGATACGTACGAATACCATGGATTATGGTGTATCCGCCTTGATTTATAATCTCACGATAAATCCACGTCACGGTTGGCTGGTCGTATTAAATCGAACGAAGTCACAAATTCGAAGCAACGCTACGTACTTCACTTCCGAGGAATTGCTTTCTCAAACGGTTTATTACATCCACGATGATTCCGAGACAAAGGAAGACTCCTTCGAATTCATTGGCGTTGCCTTGGATTCCATAGATTTTATGTACGTTGGACGTTTTCGCATCGAAGTTATTATGAAGAACGACAATCCACCTGAACGAATAGTCAACAAGATCTTTCACGTGGTATCCAAGggagaaaaattgataactAATAAAGATCTTGCCTATATCGATAAAGACATTAATACCAAACCTAGTGATATCAAGTACACGCGTAAAGATAACGGGAAGAGTggcatttataaaataaccGACCCTTCCGTACAAATTCGTGAGTTTACACAAAAGAATATAGACGACGAAAGAATACTCTTCAGACATTATGGCGATGACTGTGAGAAACTCGAATACACCGTCAGCGACGGCCACTTCCATACTGATGGTATCCTCGAAATCGAAGCAAGTCCACCTTATATCAGATTGAAGGAAAGTAATGGATCCATCGTTCAATTTAACAGAAGCGTTGTATTTCGGTCAAAGGAATTAGAGATCGAAACGAACGTTTACATGCTCGAAAAAGAAGTTAAATACACGATCTTGGAGAAACCTAAATACGGAATACTTTTAAAACACACGAAAGAGACTACCACGTTTACCGGAGAGGATCTGATCCATAGTTCAATATCCTATCGACACATGGGCTCGTCGTTGAATAAGGACGACTTTAAGTTCAAAATTTCAGCTAAGGGTGCAGAAACCGAAGGCATCTTTACGATTAAAGTTTATCCAGCGAGTTATTGGGAAGCCATGACAGTTCTGAACAACAAAACGATCTTTGTCGAGGAGTCGACGAGTCTCctgataaatagaaagagctTGGAGATAATGCACCCGAAAATTTCGCCTtccgaaataatttatttcctaCGGGATTGGCCACAAAATGGTTATCTGGAAGTTCAGAGTCACGATGAACATGCCGAGGAAAGTAAGGAAGAGTATGTTGGTAATTGGGTCAAACAATTCGATCAAGCTCTCATAAACGACGGTCGTCTATTTTACGTTCAATCTGTGACGAATCAAACGAATGATAAGTTTGTGGTTGACGTTACGAATGGTATCATGTGGATGTATGCTCTGAGCGTGAACATTATTATAGTTCCTGACAAACTTTACGTCGAGGCTAAGAATCTAAATGTGGTTGAAGGTAAAAGCGTGATTCTGGATGAAACTGATTTTATCGTGATAACTTCGTATTACGCTGGTAAGGTCACAGATTATCGTATAGTTGAGAAACCAAAGCACGGCGTTGTCATCGATTCTACGAAAAATTCGCAAATCAAAAAGTTTCCTCAAAAACATTTGAATTCTGGTGTCATATTGTACAAACACAACGGCGATGAGTTTTCAAAAGATTCGTTCAAAATGGTCGTCATCGCTGGGGATAAGATCAGTGAGCCCTTTGACGTTTGGATCGTGGTCCAACCTATCAACGACGAGGTGCCTGTCCTTGTGAATAAAACTAAATTGAACGTTTGGCAAGGTGGTTCGGTCATCTTGATGTCTTCTTACTTGGCTGCTACGGACAATGATACCGTTCCAAGCGAGATAACGTTTAACGTAACCAGTATGAAAAATGGATACATTTCTATGCTAGGATCTGATATAGAGATTTATACTTTTACTCAACAACAAATTGATGATTCCAAAATCGTTTTTACGCATACCA ATGGTTCTGAAGCGGAATTTAGCTTCGTGTTAAACGACGGTGTGCATACGACAGAGGCGTATGGTATATCGATTGTGGCAAAGCCCGTACGATTAACCGTGGAACAAAATGTCGCGTTAAATGTCTTTCCCTTAACAAGAAAAGTTATTTCGAACAAGCTTTTGTTAATAAGGTGTTCAGACGAAGCCAGAGAAATAAGGTACAATGTACGAAACGGTCCACACTTGGGAAAAATCATTATGGAGAGCGGTGAAGGTGTATGGCTCGAGGTCGATCGATTTACTCAGAAAGACATAAACGACAGCAAAGTTTTTTATGAACATAGAATACGGTTCATGGATTTAGCAGCCAACGACTCGTTCACGTTCGATGTCGAAGCCCATTATACTGGATCTATAACGAATCAG GTTTTTCACATAGACATCTCTGTCTCGAGTGGTGGCTTGGATAGATACGTTTCAGCTAAAACTGTCAGAGTCGAGGAAGGTGGTTCCGCTCAAGTTATTATGAACATCAGTGGAATAATAAGTTTCCTTCAAACGAACGCTGGCATAAATAAACCTGCTGTATTATCAAGACTGGTCAATCAACCGAGTCATGGTCATGTGATGTTGCTACCAGATCTCAACGTGACTACCTTTACACAGCCTCAAATCGAAGGTGGAAAAATCGCGTATTATCACGATCATTCGGATACATTGGAAGATcggattttcttttcgttgtaCTTAACACCTGGACATGTTTTACTGTGTAACACAAGTATACCGGTGATAATCGAGCCCATCAACGATGAACCCTTCAAACTTATTACCAACGCACCGTACCTAACCGTTgttcaaaatcaaaatcaaactATTACACGGGACAATCTATTAACGATCGACCCTGATACTCCAGCTGAAGAAATCATTTATGACGTTATATCGGGACCTACTTTTGGCAGACTATTGCTTTTACCTTTCGATCAGAACAGTTCGGAAGTTCAGCAAGTGAATAAATTCTCACAACTCGACGTGGATTCTAACAGGTTGGTTTACGAGCACAATGGCCCCTTGCAAGCtgcctctttctattttagaGTCTGGGACGGTCGTTTCAATCCAACTTATACAGTTTTCAACGTCCACGTTCTGGCAATCCGTTTGAATGTGACGGTACCAAGTCCAGTGAAATTACAACAAGGCTCGAACGTAGCGTCGATATCGGAAGACAACGTGAAACTCGACACAAATGCAAGACAGGATTTAGTGATCTACGAAGTGACAACCAATCCGAAGCACGGTGTGCTTTATGTAAGGGATGCCGCTGCAACGAACTTCAAACAGACGGATTTATTATCCGAAAGTGTAATGTTTTTACAGACGGACATGACAGTTTCCAATGATAGTTTGGAATTATCAGCTCGTTTAAGCGGTTTTGAACAACAACATATTCGCGTTAAAATCAGAGTGGTCCCGTTGATGATAATTAATCCAATGATAGCGTTGATGGGAGAGAAAAATCAGATAACTCTGCAACACATGGATGCAACACCTTTGGCAAAACTCACCAGCAGCAATCCGGTCTACACTATCATCAGAAAACCAAAGTATGGAAAGATCAAGAGAATCATAAGAAGTTCCTCGACTTcaggagaaaaaaggggaacgcgtgagagagagatcggaAGATTCTCTCATCAAGAGATCGTCTCTGGTGTTATATATCTAGTCTGTAAAAAAGTACCAAGTATGGAATACGAAGGAGTAAGTGACAGTTTCGCATTTATTCTAGCAGCCTCGATATTTCAACCAGCGGCTGGTGAATTCGAGATACGCGTTAAATTCGACATGGACGATTACAACAGCACTTTGGCAGGTCCTATGGATCCCATCGGTCACGAGGGTGAAATGGCAATCGCACCTAACATGAGTAACGATTATTTGCTCATTTTGGGCATGTTGCTTGGTGCTTTTCTCTTAAGTATCATCGTTATAATCACGATCAGGTGTAGACACAATCGATACAAACGTACCGAAGAAGACAAACCTGAGACAACGCCATCGGTTGGTGTAATGCCCTTACCAAGGCCACCTGATCATCTAATGCCAACGACACCTCATCTCAAACGTTTCGCAAATGAACACGGCACGATAACATCCAGCACGCCATTACCAGTTTTACCAAGTATGACTTCGACCTTGCCGCAATGCAAGGTAATACCACTGAACCCTCTGGAAAGTATAACAGGTTCAGAGGTTGACGTATCTGCGAGGTATCCTTACGGTGTTGCGGACGGTGACGAATGGAGCAGCTTTGACACGTCAGATTTACCTTGTCAATCGGCCACTACACAAAGAACCAATAATCCTTTACTGAGGAGAAATCAGTATTGGGTCTAG